Proteins from a genomic interval of Nocardia sp. BMG51109:
- a CDS encoding non-ribosomal peptide synthetase translates to MLSMADVRDVVAAALEVPAESIGYDDDLVSLGMHSMMLMQLSARWRKQGHEVRSSELALQPTVAAWTELLGGSAERDEPEPKPEPAPAADTDEFALATMQHAYWVGRRQDQRLGGVAAHLYVEFDGHGVQPDRMRRAVRRLVARHEQLRVQFTDSGTQRVLPEPLRPVFHLIDLATEFDGGQMELERIRQEKSHQRMAVEEGQVVDITLTLLPEGRHRVHVDVDMLAGDALSYRRILDDLATLYESDADATDSLGYTYRQYLSDRERTAPDNSAAKAWWDNRIPDLPDIPALPVLPEGERADPARSIRLHHWFPREAKEQLGKVAHGHGVTPAVALATVFAEAIARWSARQRFLLNVPLFDREPLHDDIDRVVGDFTNSVLVDVDAREPESMVARAKRVQRELHTCAAQSTYEGLDVLRDLGRLRGGPVTPSVVFTSGLDLGELFSDRVTGIFGEPVWILSQGPQVDLDAQVVELSGGLLVNWDVRRDAMPEGVVEAMFGEFRSLVLALLEPGADWGAPLSIALPEAQRTVRDSVNDTDRELGERTLHDAFFARAASEPDRVALRWRDGGTSSYGELADRALAVGRALADAGVRPGDTVVVVVPKGHRQIPAVLGVLAAGAAYVPIGTGQPRARRDRILARAGARVALVDGDVESPAAELPPEVTAIRLDEALAGGRLERAHGCAPEDLAYVLFTSGSTGEPKGVEVSHRAAANTIDALVAQFGIRENDRLIGLSALEFDLSVFDIFCPLSIGGALVCVDADTERDAAAWADLIAETGVSVLNCAPGLIGMLLDIVAVATRPEAAACVTTEGADTATTDTASSEQLRSMRVVITGGDRVNAELAHRFRTLVPGLRFAGLGGATEAAIHSTVCEVTDDFPAEWSAVPYGTPLANVRLRVVNERGEDCPDWVIGELWIGGTSVADGYRGDPERTAERFVEAGGVRWYRTGDLARYLPDGTVDFLGRADHQVKIRGYRVELGEVEAALTALPQVREAVALATDAGRLVAAVTADASIDAGEALRELLPEHMIPEVVEVLDAIPLTGNGKLDRAAVRRMLGAEALGARTAYVAPGTEVEAAVEYIVAQILGVERLGIDTDFFEAGGNSILATTLTAKVRGLLAVEKFGVTEVFEGRTVRGICAGLLAAEAEPGRLARVARILLELAEVSVPETAAAR, encoded by the coding sequence ATGCTCAGCATGGCTGACGTTCGTGACGTGGTGGCGGCAGCGCTCGAGGTGCCCGCCGAGTCGATCGGCTACGACGACGACCTGGTGAGCCTGGGTATGCACTCGATGATGCTGATGCAGCTGTCGGCCCGGTGGCGCAAGCAGGGACACGAGGTGCGCAGTTCCGAACTGGCATTGCAGCCGACCGTCGCGGCGTGGACCGAGTTGCTGGGGGGCAGCGCCGAACGGGACGAACCGGAACCGAAACCGGAGCCCGCGCCGGCCGCCGACACCGATGAGTTCGCCCTCGCCACCATGCAGCACGCGTACTGGGTCGGGCGCCGGCAGGATCAGCGCCTCGGCGGCGTCGCGGCGCACCTGTACGTCGAGTTCGACGGGCACGGGGTGCAGCCCGACCGGATGCGGCGCGCGGTGCGGCGGCTGGTGGCCCGGCACGAGCAGCTGCGGGTGCAATTCACCGACAGCGGCACGCAGCGGGTGCTGCCGGAGCCGCTGCGGCCGGTCTTCCATCTGATCGATCTGGCCACCGAATTCGACGGTGGCCAGATGGAACTCGAACGGATCCGGCAGGAGAAGAGCCATCAGCGGATGGCCGTCGAGGAGGGCCAGGTCGTCGACATCACGCTCACGCTGCTGCCGGAGGGCCGCCACCGCGTGCACGTCGACGTCGACATGCTGGCCGGAGATGCGCTGAGCTACCGCAGGATTCTGGACGATCTCGCGACGCTCTACGAATCCGATGCCGACGCCACGGATTCCCTCGGCTACACCTACCGGCAGTATCTGTCCGACCGGGAGCGGACCGCGCCAGACAATTCCGCCGCGAAGGCGTGGTGGGACAACCGCATTCCGGACCTCCCCGATATTCCAGCGCTGCCGGTGCTGCCCGAGGGCGAGCGGGCCGACCCGGCGCGCAGCATCCGGCTGCACCACTGGTTCCCGCGGGAGGCGAAGGAGCAACTCGGCAAGGTCGCGCACGGTCACGGCGTCACCCCGGCGGTGGCGCTGGCCACGGTCTTCGCCGAGGCGATCGCGCGCTGGTCGGCGCGGCAGCGGTTCCTGCTGAACGTGCCGCTGTTCGACCGGGAACCGCTGCACGACGATATCGACCGGGTGGTGGGCGACTTCACCAATTCGGTGCTGGTGGACGTCGATGCGCGGGAGCCGGAGTCGATGGTGGCGCGCGCCAAGCGGGTGCAGCGCGAATTGCATACGTGTGCGGCGCAATCCACCTACGAGGGCTTGGATGTGCTGCGCGATCTGGGCCGGCTGCGCGGCGGTCCGGTCACCCCGTCGGTGGTGTTCACCTCCGGGCTCGATCTCGGGGAGCTGTTCTCCGACCGGGTCACCGGGATCTTCGGTGAGCCGGTGTGGATCCTGTCGCAGGGGCCGCAGGTGGATCTGGATGCCCAGGTGGTCGAGCTGTCCGGCGGGCTGCTGGTGAACTGGGACGTGCGCCGCGACGCCATGCCCGAGGGCGTGGTCGAGGCGATGTTCGGCGAATTCCGCTCGCTGGTGCTGGCATTGCTGGAGCCGGGCGCGGATTGGGGCGCGCCGCTGTCCATCGCGCTGCCGGAAGCGCAACGGACCGTGCGGGATTCGGTGAACGACACCGACCGGGAGCTGGGCGAGCGCACCCTGCACGATGCCTTCTTCGCCCGCGCCGCAAGCGAACCCGATCGAGTGGCGCTGCGGTGGCGCGACGGCGGGACGAGCAGCTACGGCGAACTGGCGGATCGGGCACTGGCCGTCGGGCGGGCGCTCGCCGATGCCGGCGTGCGGCCCGGCGACACCGTGGTGGTCGTCGTTCCCAAGGGGCACCGGCAGATTCCCGCCGTGCTGGGCGTGCTCGCCGCCGGTGCCGCCTACGTGCCGATCGGCACGGGTCAGCCGCGGGCGCGGCGAGACCGGATCCTGGCGCGGGCCGGGGCGCGGGTGGCCCTGGTCGACGGCGATGTCGAGTCGCCTGCTGCCGAGTTACCTCCGGAGGTCACCGCGATCCGGCTGGACGAGGCCCTCGCGGGAGGCCGGCTGGAGCGCGCACACGGCTGCGCGCCCGAGGACCTGGCCTATGTGCTGTTCACCTCCGGCTCCACCGGTGAGCCGAAGGGCGTGGAGGTGAGCCACCGTGCCGCCGCCAACACCATCGACGCGCTCGTCGCGCAGTTCGGGATCCGGGAGAACGACCGGCTGATCGGCCTGTCCGCGTTGGAGTTCGACCTGTCGGTCTTCGATATCTTCTGCCCGCTGTCGATCGGCGGCGCGCTGGTGTGCGTGGACGCCGATACCGAGCGGGATGCGGCGGCGTGGGCGGACCTCATCGCCGAAACCGGTGTGAGCGTGCTGAATTGCGCGCCCGGGCTGATCGGGATGCTGCTGGACATCGTGGCGGTAGCGACGCGACCGGAGGCGGCAGCTTGCGTAACCACGGAGGGAGCCGATACCGCCACCACGGACACTGCCTCTTCCGAACAGCTGCGGTCGATGCGGGTGGTGATCACCGGCGGTGATCGCGTGAATGCCGAACTGGCGCATCGCTTCCGGACCCTGGTTCCCGGCCTGCGATTCGCCGGGCTGGGCGGCGCCACCGAGGCCGCCATCCACTCGACGGTGTGCGAGGTGACCGACGACTTCCCGGCCGAGTGGTCCGCCGTGCCCTACGGCACGCCGCTGGCCAATGTGCGGCTGCGGGTGGTCAACGAGCGCGGCGAGGACTGCCCGGACTGGGTGATCGGCGAACTGTGGATCGGCGGAACGAGTGTCGCCGACGGGTACCGCGGCGATCCGGAGCGCACCGCCGAGCGGTTCGTCGAGGCCGGCGGCGTGCGCTGGTACCGGACCGGCGACCTGGCCCGGTATCTGCCCGACGGCACCGTGGACTTCCTGGGCCGCGCCGATCACCAGGTGAAGATTCGCGGCTACCGGGTGGAGCTGGGTGAGGTGGAGGCGGCGCTGACGGCACTGCCGCAGGTGCGCGAGGCCGTGGCGCTGGCGACCGACGCCGGTCGGCTGGTGGCGGCGGTGACTGCCGACGCGAGTATTGATGCCGGGGAGGCGCTGCGGGAGTTGCTGCCCGAGCACATGATTCCCGAGGTCGTCGAGGTGCTGGACGCGATTCCGCTGACCGGCAACGGCAAGCTCGACCGGGCGGCGGTCCGCCGGATGCTGGGCGCCGAGGCGCTCGGTGCCCGGACCGCGTACGTCGCGCCGGGGACCGAGGTGGAGGCGGCGGTCGAGTACATCGTCGCGCAGATCCTCGGCGTCGAACGGCTGGGCATCGATACCGACTTCTTCGAGGCCGGTGGGAATTCGATCCTGGCGACGACCCTCACCGCGAAGGTCCGCGGGCTGCTGGCGGTCGAGAAGTTCGGCGTCACCGAGGTTTTCGAGGGCCGGACGGTGCGCGGGATCTGCGCGGGGCTGCTCGCCGCCGAGGCCGAACCCGGGCGGCTGGCGCGGGTGGCTCGGATTCTGCTGGAGCTCGCCGAGGTGAGCGTGCCCGAGACCGCCGCCGCGCGCTGA
- a CDS encoding TetR/AcrR family transcriptional regulator has protein sequence MQDRADAQRNREKLVVAARGMFADRGGKVALEAIARAAGVGIGTLYRHFPTREALVEAVYRAEVSGVCASAPKLLAGAPAEDALRAWMDRFADYVAAKDEMADALRSVVGSGSTPTTPAPVTQARAELADAVRTLLEAGAAEGTVRADVRAEDVVASLVGIFVATGPDRRDQAGRMMDLLMDGLTARTA, from the coding sequence GTGCAGGATCGGGCAGATGCCCAACGCAACCGGGAAAAGCTCGTCGTGGCCGCCCGCGGCATGTTCGCCGATCGCGGCGGCAAGGTGGCGCTGGAGGCGATCGCGCGCGCGGCGGGCGTGGGCATCGGCACGCTCTATCGCCATTTCCCCACCCGGGAGGCGCTGGTCGAGGCGGTGTACCGGGCGGAGGTGAGCGGCGTGTGCGCGAGCGCCCCGAAGCTGCTGGCCGGGGCGCCCGCCGAGGACGCGCTGCGCGCCTGGATGGACCGATTCGCCGACTACGTGGCGGCCAAGGACGAGATGGCCGACGCGCTGCGCTCCGTCGTCGGCTCCGGGTCGACCCCCACCACCCCGGCCCCCGTTACCCAGGCCCGCGCCGAACTGGCCGATGCGGTCCGGACGCTGCTGGAGGCCGGCGCCGCCGAGGGCACGGTGCGCGCCGACGTGCGCGCCGAGGACGTCGTGGCGAGCCTGGTCGGCATCTTCGTGGCGACCGGACCCGACCGGCGCGATCAGGCCGGACGCATGATGGATCTGCTGATGGACGGGCTGACGGCCCGAACCGCTTGA
- a CDS encoding aldo/keto reductase: MGEIDSAPGGTAALAGRPVARIGYGAMQLVAHRPGDPSVDRGAAIGVLRHAVGRGVNHIDTAQFYGDGACNELIRAALQPFPDGLVLVTKLGAANGGDGLIPAQRPEQLRAQVEANLAALGVDRIPVVNLRRVDAPPGIIAEGDQRVDIDSQLAELLALREAGKIEAIGLSNVGVEQLRQALPADIACVQNMHNPLDRSAEPVLDLCREHDIAWVPFFPLGSGFPGAHRATERPAVAEIAGNLGATPAQVVLAWHLAHYAHTLLIPGTTSADHLDENIAAGRIELPAAAVRTLDGLASSARPA, encoded by the coding sequence ATGGGAGAGATCGACTCGGCACCGGGCGGGACGGCGGCGCTGGCCGGGCGGCCGGTCGCCCGGATCGGATACGGCGCGATGCAGCTGGTCGCCCACCGGCCCGGCGACCCGTCCGTCGACCGCGGGGCGGCGATCGGCGTGCTGCGGCATGCGGTCGGCCGCGGAGTCAACCACATCGACACCGCGCAGTTCTACGGTGACGGTGCCTGCAATGAGCTGATTCGCGCTGCGCTGCAACCGTTTCCGGACGGTCTGGTGCTCGTCACCAAGCTCGGCGCGGCGAACGGCGGTGACGGGCTGATCCCGGCCCAGCGGCCCGAACAGTTGCGGGCGCAGGTGGAAGCCAATCTCGCCGCCCTGGGCGTGGACCGGATCCCGGTGGTCAACCTGCGCCGCGTGGACGCCCCGCCGGGCATCATCGCCGAGGGGGATCAGCGCGTGGATATCGACAGCCAGCTCGCCGAACTGCTCGCGCTGCGCGAGGCGGGAAAGATCGAGGCGATCGGGCTCAGCAACGTCGGGGTGGAGCAACTACGTCAGGCTCTGCCCGCCGATATCGCCTGCGTGCAGAACATGCACAATCCGCTGGACCGCTCCGCCGAACCGGTTCTCGATCTGTGCCGCGAGCACGACATCGCGTGGGTGCCGTTCTTCCCGCTCGGGTCCGGCTTCCCCGGCGCGCACCGGGCGACGGAGCGTCCGGCCGTCGCCGAGATCGCCGGGAATCTGGGGGCGACACCAGCGCAGGTGGTGCTGGCCTGGCATCTGGCCCATTACGCCCACACCCTGCTCATTCCGGGCACGACCAGCGCCGACCACCTCGACGAGAACATCGCCGCCGGGCGCATCGAGCTGCCCGCGGCGGCCGTACGCACGCTGGACGGTCTCGCGAGCAGCGCTCGGCCGGCGTAG
- a CDS encoding DUF3159 domain-containing protein, translating to MGGPSGLTYSVVPVVAFVVGNAVLGLTGGIGTAIGVAVVIAAIRLLRKEPVQPAVSGLLGVAVAAFVAYQTGSAKNFFLIGIWASLLLGTVFLVSILVRWPLAGVIWSLLNGHGHAWRRDKPSLRGYDLATLALVGVFAARFVVQQWLYDQDSTGWLAFARIAMGYPLLAVALLVVFWAVRRSGRRLAALQATA from the coding sequence ATGGGCGGCCCGTCCGGGCTGACGTACTCGGTGGTGCCGGTGGTGGCCTTCGTGGTGGGCAATGCCGTCCTCGGGCTGACCGGGGGCATCGGCACCGCCATCGGCGTTGCCGTCGTGATCGCCGCGATCCGGCTGCTGCGCAAGGAACCGGTGCAGCCGGCCGTCTCCGGCCTGCTCGGCGTCGCGGTCGCCGCGTTCGTTGCCTACCAGACCGGATCGGCGAAAAACTTCTTCCTCATCGGTATCTGGGCGAGCCTGCTGCTCGGCACGGTCTTCCTCGTATCGATCCTGGTGCGCTGGCCGCTGGCGGGTGTCATCTGGAGCCTGCTCAACGGCCACGGGCACGCGTGGCGCCGGGACAAGCCGTCGCTGCGGGGTTACGACCTCGCCACCCTCGCGCTGGTCGGTGTCTTCGCCGCGAGGTTCGTTGTGCAGCAGTGGCTCTACGACCAGGACAGCACGGGCTGGCTGGCATTCGCGCGCATCGCGATGGGCTACCCGCTGCTGGCGGTGGCGCTGCTGGTGGTGTTCTGGGCCGTTCGCCGGTCGGGCAGGCGGCTCGCGGCACTCCAGGCTACGGCATGA
- a CDS encoding siderophore-interacting protein — translation MGKGINGFVLKALRADDYRLTVTSSDRISDNYLRLGFTGGGLLADHPVHPTQWIRMWFPDDNGSLLQRGYTLVDPDPGNDTFDIEFALHGGPASRWADGASIGDVIDATVMGSKFAVPQPVPPEFVIFGDTASLPAINSLLDAIGETPARVWLEWQYDSDRTLPVRSGPKTEVTWVERVNYGQLLRQAAESLTCAPDAFGWAACDAATTRAIVKSLKTTLPKQNIAARAYWR, via the coding sequence ATGGGAAAAGGCATCAACGGGTTCGTCCTCAAAGCACTTCGTGCGGACGATTACCGCCTGACGGTCACCTCCAGCGACCGCATCAGTGACAACTACCTGCGACTGGGCTTCACCGGCGGCGGCCTCCTGGCCGATCATCCGGTGCATCCCACCCAGTGGATCCGCATGTGGTTCCCGGACGACAACGGCAGCCTGCTACAGCGCGGCTACACCCTCGTGGATCCCGATCCGGGCAACGACACCTTCGACATCGAATTCGCCCTGCACGGCGGCCCGGCCTCGCGATGGGCCGACGGCGCATCGATCGGCGACGTCATCGACGCCACCGTGATGGGCTCGAAATTCGCCGTCCCCCAGCCCGTTCCGCCGGAGTTCGTGATCTTCGGCGACACCGCCTCGCTGCCCGCGATCAACTCGCTGCTCGACGCGATCGGCGAGACCCCCGCCCGGGTGTGGCTGGAATGGCAGTACGACTCGGACCGCACGCTCCCGGTGCGCTCGGGCCCGAAAACCGAGGTGACCTGGGTGGAACGGGTCAACTACGGCCAACTCCTGCGTCAGGCCGCAGAGTCGCTGACCTGCGCCCCCGACGCGTTCGGCTGGGCCGCCTGCGACGCCGCGACCACGCGCGCCATCGTCAAGTCCCTGAAAACCACACTGCCGAAACAGAATATCGCCGCCCGGGCGTACTGGCGGTGA
- the secA2 gene encoding accessory Sec system translocase SecA2 yields MGTRVRQLMERPGTADMSRYRPVVAEAGRLEDEFREVPAAELTAAAGRLRASGRAFGKAELARVCALGREAAHRTLDERPFDVQLLGTLGMLGGNVVEMSTGEGKTLVGALAAVGFALQGRRVHVVSVNDYLARRDAEWMRELYAMLGVSVGWVGEDEDWEHRREAYECDVTYVSVSEVGFDVLRDRLRTDVAEVVLPAPDVVIVDEADSVMIDEAIVPLVLAGSVEHGHGDDEVAKIVDTLVAGRHYEVDGDKRNVYLTDAGIDQVQARLGGVDLYTVEHAELLTRIQLALHAHSLLHRDVDYLVRNDKVELINAARGRVALLQRWPDGLQAAVEAKEGVAVSPTGEVLDSMLVQELIGRYRTVCGMSGTAVAVADQLKEFYRLDTGSIPTNVPGIREDEPDRLYETADQKDDALVDYVREMHESGRPVLLGTLSVAESESIAERLAEAGIEGAVLNAKNDAEEAGIIARAGEFGRVTISTQMAGRGTDIRLGSRDGDGYERVVELGGLCVVGTGRYHTGRLDDQLRGRAGRQGDPGSSVFFTSLEDAVMMHHVPDLRQPAKIDPDGRVHDGRTQRAMDHAQRVAEGAHLAIHRNTWRYHQLTKIQREEVVEHRDRVLREELAAERLRELRPERYEELLETVGEKALAAAARSIVLYHLDRRWSEHLAFLTDVREGIHLRALGRETPIDEFHRIAVTEFAEFFGVVYQSSSETFDRAEITSDGVDLESLGLKRPTSIWTYMVNDNPFGTSGARFLEYLGSKVRDGAIKLGLRN; encoded by the coding sequence ATGGGCACGCGGGTTCGGCAGCTGATGGAGCGACCGGGGACCGCGGATATGTCGCGGTACCGGCCCGTTGTTGCCGAGGCCGGGCGCCTGGAAGACGAGTTCCGGGAGGTGCCGGCGGCGGAGCTGACCGCGGCGGCCGGGCGGCTGCGCGCGTCGGGGCGGGCGTTCGGCAAGGCCGAGCTGGCGCGGGTCTGCGCGCTGGGCCGGGAGGCGGCGCACCGCACGCTGGATGAGCGGCCCTTCGACGTGCAGTTGCTCGGCACCCTCGGGATGCTCGGCGGGAACGTGGTGGAGATGTCCACCGGTGAGGGGAAGACGCTGGTCGGCGCCCTCGCCGCGGTCGGATTCGCGTTGCAGGGGCGCCGGGTTCACGTCGTCTCGGTCAACGACTATCTGGCCCGCCGGGATGCCGAGTGGATGCGTGAGCTGTACGCGATGCTGGGTGTTTCCGTCGGCTGGGTCGGCGAGGACGAGGACTGGGAGCATCGCCGCGAGGCGTACGAGTGCGATGTGACGTACGTGTCGGTGAGCGAGGTGGGATTCGATGTGCTGCGCGATCGGTTGCGCACCGACGTCGCCGAGGTGGTGCTGCCCGCGCCCGACGTGGTGATCGTCGACGAGGCCGATTCGGTGATGATCGACGAGGCCATCGTCCCGCTGGTGCTGGCCGGCTCGGTGGAGCACGGGCACGGGGACGACGAGGTCGCGAAGATCGTCGACACTCTGGTGGCGGGGCGGCACTACGAGGTCGACGGCGACAAGCGCAATGTCTATCTGACCGATGCCGGCATCGATCAGGTGCAGGCCCGGCTCGGCGGGGTGGATCTGTACACGGTCGAGCACGCCGAGCTGCTGACCCGGATTCAGCTTGCGCTGCATGCGCATTCGCTGCTGCATCGCGATGTCGACTACCTGGTCCGTAACGACAAGGTGGAGCTGATCAATGCCGCGCGCGGGCGGGTCGCGCTGCTACAGCGGTGGCCCGACGGCTTGCAGGCGGCCGTGGAGGCCAAGGAGGGCGTGGCCGTCAGCCCGACCGGCGAGGTGCTGGACTCGATGCTGGTGCAGGAGCTGATCGGGCGTTACCGCACCGTCTGCGGGATGAGCGGTACGGCCGTCGCCGTCGCCGACCAGCTGAAGGAGTTCTACAGGCTGGATACGGGGAGCATCCCGACGAATGTGCCGGGCATCCGCGAGGACGAGCCCGATCGGCTGTACGAGACCGCCGACCAGAAGGACGACGCGCTGGTCGACTACGTGCGCGAGATGCACGAGTCGGGGCGTCCGGTGCTGCTGGGGACGCTGAGCGTGGCCGAATCCGAAAGCATCGCCGAGAGATTGGCCGAGGCCGGCATCGAGGGCGCGGTCCTGAACGCGAAGAACGATGCCGAGGAGGCCGGGATCATCGCGCGCGCAGGCGAATTCGGGCGCGTCACGATCTCGACGCAGATGGCGGGCCGGGGCACCGACATCCGGCTGGGCTCCCGGGACGGCGACGGGTACGAGCGGGTCGTGGAGCTCGGCGGGCTGTGTGTGGTGGGCACCGGCCGCTACCACACGGGCCGGCTGGACGATCAGCTGCGCGGGCGCGCCGGGCGTCAGGGTGACCCGGGCAGTTCGGTGTTCTTCACCAGCCTGGAGGACGCCGTGATGATGCATCACGTACCGGATCTGCGGCAGCCCGCGAAGATCGATCCGGACGGGCGGGTGCACGACGGGCGGACGCAGCGCGCCATGGACCACGCGCAGCGCGTGGCCGAGGGCGCCCACCTGGCGATTCATCGCAATACCTGGCGCTACCACCAGCTCACGAAGATCCAACGGGAAGAGGTCGTCGAACATCGCGACCGGGTGCTCCGGGAAGAACTGGCCGCCGAGCGCCTCCGCGAACTCCGCCCGGAGCGCTACGAGGAGCTGCTGGAGACCGTCGGCGAGAAGGCGCTCGCGGCCGCCGCCCGCTCGATCGTGCTGTACCACCTCGATCGGCGCTGGAGCGAACATCTGGCCTTCCTCACCGATGTGCGCGAGGGCATCCATCTGCGCGCGCTGGGGCGCGAGACGCCGATCGACGAGTTCCACCGCATCGCGGTGACGGAGTTCGCCGAATTCTTCGGCGTCGTCTACCAGAGTTCGTCGGAGACCTTCGATCGAGCCGAAATCACTTCCGACGGTGTGGATCTGGAATCGCTCGGCCTGAAGCGGCCCACCTCCATCTGGACCTACATGGTCAACGACAATCCGTTCGGCACGTCGGGGGCGCGCTTCCTGGAATACCTGGGCAGCAAGGTCCGCGACGGCGCGATCAAGCTGGGGCTGCGGAACTGA
- a CDS encoding GNAT family N-acetyltransferase, with amino-acid sequence MGENQQVSVGLGSVADAGRWLDAVCDIYDQVFSEPPFVWPEGESGRHRAMMDRLIEDPTFGIALARTPDDLVGFVYGVGLKPDGPWWDGFQQPVPDDLVREWDGRTFAVIDLAVQQNWRRRGLGRRLLDVLSSSRPEERATLAVQPQAADSHAFYAAVGEWRSVGRQDTPGYVSSQFDIYVRELVKP; translated from the coding sequence ATGGGCGAGAACCAGCAAGTGTCGGTCGGACTGGGGTCGGTGGCCGATGCCGGGCGGTGGTTGGACGCTGTGTGCGATATCTACGATCAGGTGTTTTCCGAGCCGCCGTTCGTGTGGCCGGAGGGAGAGTCGGGGCGGCATCGGGCGATGATGGACAGGCTGATCGAGGATCCCACGTTCGGCATCGCACTTGCTCGCACGCCCGATGACCTGGTCGGGTTCGTCTACGGTGTCGGGTTGAAGCCGGACGGTCCGTGGTGGGATGGGTTCCAGCAGCCCGTTCCCGATGATCTCGTCCGGGAATGGGACGGCCGGACCTTCGCCGTCATAGACCTTGCGGTGCAACAGAATTGGCGTCGCCGGGGGCTGGGGCGGCGGTTGCTCGATGTGTTGTCGAGCAGTCGGCCGGAAGAGCGGGCGACATTGGCAGTTCAGCCCCAGGCCGCGGACTCGCACGCGTTCTATGCGGCCGTCGGAGAATGGCGCTCGGTCGGGCGGCAGGACACGCCGGGATACGTTTCCTCGCAGTTCGATATCTATGTGCGGGAATTGGTGAAGCCGTAG
- a CDS encoding transglutaminase-like domain-containing protein, whose product MTDLMYYTAQSRMTDPGCRAELLAGLPDDIAEIRRVVSGLVVHYRADKPLEQGVPAERMREIDTRYAETMLGRLAELADGPLSKPRSTTQRLVGCCRDFTVLYVSALRAHGIPARARVGFATYFVADYAVDHEVAEVWDADQERWRLIDAQIDEGHAGPDGTRVDPLDLTLDQFVPAGAAWQRCRAGIADPASFVVDPALDIPETRGRPQIAHDLVQDLAALNSTEMLLWDDWGWGDDKLFTDAEHELLDRVAAVTTVGDSEEIHGLYDSEPPLRVPDIVTTADPLGGPLRHIAWRGRSNPNSPN is encoded by the coding sequence ATGACCGACCTCATGTACTACACAGCACAGAGCAGAATGACCGATCCAGGGTGTCGGGCCGAGCTGCTGGCAGGGCTTCCTGACGACATCGCCGAGATCCGACGGGTCGTGTCGGGTCTGGTTGTCCACTACCGCGCCGACAAGCCGCTGGAGCAGGGCGTGCCGGCCGAGCGGATGCGGGAGATCGACACCCGCTATGCCGAGACCATGCTGGGCAGGCTCGCCGAGCTGGCCGACGGACCGCTCAGCAAGCCACGCTCGACCACCCAGCGGCTGGTCGGCTGCTGCCGCGACTTCACGGTGTTGTACGTATCGGCGTTGCGGGCGCACGGTATCCCGGCCCGCGCGCGTGTCGGCTTCGCCACCTACTTCGTCGCCGATTATGCCGTCGACCACGAGGTGGCCGAAGTCTGGGATGCCGACCAGGAGCGCTGGCGGCTCATCGACGCCCAGATCGACGAAGGTCACGCCGGCCCGGACGGCACACGCGTCGACCCACTCGATCTGACACTCGATCAGTTCGTACCGGCCGGTGCCGCGTGGCAGCGGTGCCGCGCAGGCATCGCCGACCCGGCAAGCTTCGTAGTCGACCCGGCCCTCGACATTCCGGAGACACGCGGCCGACCCCAGATCGCGCACGACCTCGTGCAGGACCTGGCCGCGTTGAACAGCACCGAAATGCTTCTCTGGGACGACTGGGGCTGGGGGGACGACAAGTTATTCACCGACGCAGAGCATGAGCTGCTCGACCGCGTCGCGGCGGTAACGACGGTCGGCGACAGCGAGGAGATACACGGGCTCTACGACAGCGAGCCGCCGCTGCGCGTGCCCGATATCGTGACCACCGCCGACCCACTCGGCGGTCCCCTCCGTCATATCGCCTGGCGGGGGCGTTCGAATCCGAACTCACCGAACTGA